The DNA window TGCGGCGAATCCTGTGATGAACATGACCTTTGTTGTAGGGCTGATCTCGTTGCATCTTTGGGCGAGTTCAATGCCATCCATTTCGGGCATGACGATGTCCGACAGCAGCAAGTCAAAATGCTGTTGCTCAAGCAAAGGGACAGCCTCGGTTCCTCGATCGACTGCAACAACTTCATAACCAGCTTTTTCCAAGGCGCGGCATAAATAGCTGCGCATTGCGTCTTCATCTTCAGCGAGAAGGATTCGGGGGGCGTTTGCTTGCGTCATGGTGCGGGCTATAATCCGCAAGGCTTAAGAAATCTTTCGCTTTGTAACATATGACCTGCTTTGACACAGCAGCATCTGTCGTTCACCGCAATACGTGATGGATTTTAGCCAGCAAATGGATAGCGAATCGCTGAGGCAGTTGGGCGCCGAACAGGGCGGGCTGATTCCATCAACTCGCCGTGCGGCATTTTCTATGCGCCTACCGGAAGACATGCCGATTCCGGTGCTTATTGCGGTACCGCATGCTGGCAGAGATTATCCGGCATCGCTGGTTGAAAGGATGCGAAAACCGGCATTTTCAAAAATACGTCTCGAAGATCGATATGTAGACCGTATGGCAGCCGAAGTTGCGCACCAAACAGGCGCTGCCCTGCTTGTATCACATGCGCCAAGGGCGATGCTTGATTTAAACCGCGACTCCAACGATGTTGATTGGGATATGGTGGCAGACGGCTCGCCAGAAGGTGCTCGGCATTCCGCTGCAAACCGGCGTGCACGCAGTGGCTTGGGGCTTGTGCCGCGCCGATTACCTGGGCTGGGGGAAATATGGTCCTCGCGGCTTTCTAATGCGGAGCTAAGCACTCGCATCCGGCAGGTTCACACTCCCTATCACGCAGCTTTAGCGGCAGGGCTTCAGCGATTGCGAGACCATTGGGGAGTGGCGTTGTTGGTAGATTTGCATTCCATGCCGCCGCTGAAAAAGTCGAATGCTGGGGATGTGCCAGCTGAATTTGTGATAGGCGACAGGTTTGGTGCATCGGCGGATGATAGGTTAGTAGCCTCTGCCTTGCGCCATTTTGCTGAGCAGGGTCTAACCGTCGCGCATAATCGACCGTATGCCGGAGGGTTCATATTGGACCGGCATTCCGCTCCCGGACAGAATATTCACGCGATCCAGGTTGAAATGTGCCGGTCGCTGTATCTCGACGATGAGATGATGGAATTGTCTCAAAATGCCGGACGCCTCGTATCGACCGTGACGAGATTGGTAAGAAGACTCGGTGAAGTTGCGGCAAGGCTGGATCGTCCCAGCTTTCCTCTACAAGCCGCGGAATAACTGAGCTTTTTTATTCACTAGCGCCAAGAAAAAACCACCTCGTGCTTAGCACGAGGTGGCCAAGGTTCAGGGAGTTGGCGCGTGAAACGCGCCAGTCCGAACGGCAATAAGGGGGAGGGGCCGTCCAGACCCCTTAAATTTGGGGTGCGGGCCGGAGTATTTCAACCCCGGCCATTCCACAATTTGAAGGTTATTTAAGCAGCAGGCTCGGAAGGAGTAGGTGCCGTTCCTTGCGAAACCTGACGAGCAAAGATCGTGCGCATCAGATCTAGCGACATGATGTGCGCATAAATAAGTGCGATCATGCCGTTCTTGTTCCATTCGCGCAGGACATCGCCGCGAACATCTTGCAGTTTTTCCTGATTGATCATTTGGAATCCGCGATACACGAATGGCTTCTCAGGATTTTCCTGCTGCGAAATTGAAATTTCGCCGTCCATCAGCAATTCGTGCTTTTTCAATTCATCGATGAAAACCTTTGTTCGTTGACCGGCGCTTTCAAAATGCTCGCAGAATTGAAGAATATTCTGAGTGGCTTCGCTAGCCTTTCCTTCGCCGTCAAACAGCGCGTTGCCTTCATCAAATTCACCAACAGAACCGCTGGTCGGATCGAAGCAAAGCGAAAGGTCTTCACCGTCTTGTGTCAGTTTGGCGAGCATGAATGGATAGCGACGAACATAAGCAGGAAGGTAAACCGGCTCGTTGATCTTACCCTTGTCATCGACAAATGTGTTTACACCTTCATTCAGGCCCATGAGCGCCAATGGCAGTGGATTGTCGCCAGAAGAAAAGACAATCGGAAAATCACGCTGCGACTGGACAAATTCGTCAACTGTCAAGGGAATCGCATGCTGGCCTTTCAACCATTCTGCTGAATCCATGGACCTGCTTTTCCATGTTGCGTGGTCGCGGCTGTTGAGCGGCATCAAGTCGTTGTAAAAAAGCGGCAATTGGGGCTGCGGCGCGGTGGCCATGGATTATCTCCAGTCGATCTAGAATTAAGAGTTCGCAAGAATTTCGGTGCGACTGTCGGCAATGCATCAATCGCGTGAAGCGCGCGCTTTAAGGGCTGTAGCGTTCAAGAGCAAGTGGACTCGCTTTAATCGAGGCTTGGCTGCTTCAATCAAGCGGTGCCCGGAACGAGCTTGCCCGGATTGAACAATCCTTGCGGGTCGAGCGCTTCTTTTACGCTACGCAGGATCGAAAGAGACGCAGGATCACCTAACCGGCCTAACTCCATGACTTTCATTTGGCCAATTCCATGCTCGGCACTTATTGATCCGCCCCACTGGGTAACAAGATCATGCACGAATGAACTGATTTCCTTGCCTTCGTTTTCTTCCCACATACCGCGGATTGCGCCTGCCGGTGCAAGCACGTGGTAATGCACATTGCCATCCCCCAGATGTCCAAAAGCAATGGCCGTCGTTCCCGGGAATCGACTTTCAACCTCTGGTACCGTTTCGGTGACAAATTCCGCCATTCTTTCTACAGGGACAGAAATATCATGCTGCATCGCGGGGCCGATAGCTCGTTCTGCCGGGGAAATTGAATCGCGAAGCAGCCAGAACTGTTCGGCTTGCGCCTCATTGGCGGCGATAGTGGCATCGGAGATAATGCCCTTTTCAAGAGCGATGCTCAGGAAGTTTTCGGCCAAATCAGGCAATGAAGCAATGGTATCCTCAGTGCCCACCAGTTCGATCAACGCATTCCAATTGTGTGCGCTTTGCAAGGGTGATCTTGCGGCGGGCAGGTGATCCAGCACAGCGGCGAGGCTGTGAGCTGGCATCACTTCAAACCCTTCCAGCCGCTCTCCCACCATTTTTTCGCAGGCTAACAGAAGTTTCCTTGCATCAATCAGGCTATCCAATCCGGCCCATAGGACGCAGCGCCCGGCAATCTCTGGCAAAAGCCTGAGCGTTGCGCCCGTCACGATGCCCAAAGTGCCTTCTGAACCGATCAGAAGTTGCTTCAAATCGAACCCACGATTGTCCTTTTTCAGCGGGGTGAGCGAGTTGAAAATCTGACCGTCTGGCAGAACTGCCTCTAGGCCCATCACTTGCGCTCGCATTGTACCGTGACGCAACACTTGCGTGCCGCCTGCATTAGTGGAGATCAGCCCGCCGATCGTTGCCGATCCCTTGCCGCCGAGGGTTAGTGGAAAGCGCAACCGCTCAGCCTCGGCTGCTTCATGTAAATGTTGGAGTATGACTCCTGCATCACAGGTGATCGAACGTGTGTCAGCATCAAATTGGCGAATTGCGTTCATCCGTCGAAGTGACAGAATAATAGAGGTTCCAGTCATGTCCGGCGTGGCACCGCCGGACATGCCGCTGTTTCCACCTTGAGGGACGATGGCGATATTGTGCTTGGCGCACAGCTTCACCAAATCAGAAACCTGGTCCGTATTGGCAGGTGAGGCCAGAGCCAATGCCGAGCCTGAATAACGGCCCCGCCAATCGGTCAGCCACGGCTGCATCGTGTCCGTGTCAGTGGTGAAACCTCTTTGCCCAAGCATTTGTGATGCCTGCGCGATAAATTCATCTGTGGTTTGTAGGTCTGTCATCGATTGCCTTATGCCATAGTCGTTCTGCAAAACGCTACCTCTTGCTTTACCAGGCCCAGCAATTAAGCCGTTATTCAACCTTCGAGGTTATAAGCGGCTTCATCGGCGGAATTATTCTGCGGATTTGCAGAGCGATCTGGGGAGTTTGATACAAGTAATTCATGCCTAGTTTTGCCGCCTTACTTGCGCCTTTGGCGCTGCTTTTGCCATTTTCAACGGATCAAAACATCGCGCCGGTCAATGATAGTCCGGGCAATGATGGTTCGGTGATTAACCTGACGCCTATGCCGCAACCAGAAGTCACGGTGCAGCCGATGGAGTGGGTCATGTTGGAGGGGCCGAATGGCACCCCAATCCAGTATCAGGTGCGGATCGAACAGCGGGTGGTTATCCGCGTTTCCCCACGCCGAGTCGACCGCCAAAATCTTAATGCTGAAGCGCAGCAGCGCCGCGCGCCGCAACCTCTGATTGAACGCAAAGTCGGCAAATGTCTGAAAATGAACCAGATTGCTGGCGTTCAAACAACGCGCGATAATCGATTGATGCTGTATATGCGTGACAAGCGATTGATCGTCGCCAACCTTGAAAAAGCCTGTTCTGCGCGGGATTTTTATTCCGGTTTCTATGTCGAGCCGAACAAGGACGGAAATCTGTGTATTGACCGCGACAAGCTGCAATCGCGCACTGGCGTGAAATGCGAATTGTCCCGTATTCGGCAACTGATTAGGCCGACCGTCTAGAAACGCTTAGTCTCTCCGCGTGTATCGAAGGGCAAATTCTTGACTTTTTGCCATTCTGGCCTCAATGGCCTTTCGAATTTTTTGCTAGGGCATCCTGCCCTGGCGCTACCGGGCCCTAGGTCCTCATATCCGGATAATTTATGTCATTTGCCGATCTCGGCCTTTCCGATGAACTTTTAAAAGCTGTAGCCGATGCCGGTTACACCGAGCCAACGCCGATTCAGGCGCAGGCTATTCCCGCCGTACTGATGATGAAAGATCTCATCGGCATCGCCCAAACGGGCACAGGCAAAACCGCTAGTTTCGTGCTGCCGATGATCGATGTTCTCGCCAGCGGCCGGCGCCGCGCGCGGATGCCCCGTTCCTTGATCCTTGAACCGACCCGAGAGCTCGCTGCCCAAGTTGCCGAGAATTTCGAGAAATACGGCGCAAACCATGATTTGAAAATGGCGCTGCTGATTGGCGGCGTGCAAATGGGCGACCAACTCAAGGCGCTTGACGAGGGTTGCGATGTTTTAATCGCGACGCCGGGCCGCCTGATGGACTTGTTCGAACGCGGCAAGATCATGCTAAACGGCTGCGAATTGCTGGTGATCGATGAAGCTGACCGGATGCTCGATATGGGGTTCATTCCCGATATTGAATTTATCTGTGACAAGCTGCCAACGACGCGCCAGACGATGCTGTTTTCGGCTACCATGCCGCCAGTAATCAAGAAGCTGGCTGACAAGTTCCTGACCAATCCGAAGCAGATTGAAGTCAGCCGCGCTGCGTCCGCCAATGAAAATATCACTGCGTTTAAAGTGATGATGACGCCGCGCAAAAAACACGAAGCGCTTAAATGGTTCTTGCACAACGATAACGTCGGCACAGCGATTGTTTTCTCGAACAAAAAAGTAACCGTCCGCGATTTGGCCAAAAAGCTGAAACGCGACGGGTTCAAAGTCGGTGAGATTCACGGCGATATGGACCAGTCGAGCCGGATTGCCGAGCTTGAGCTGTTCAAGTCCGGCGCCATCAACATTCTGGTCGCATCGGACGTTGCCGCTCGCGGTCTCGACATCAAAGGTGTCAGCCACGTCTTCAATTACGACACGCCGTGGCACCCTGATGATTATGTCCACCGCGTTGGCCGCACAGGCCGCGCCGGAGCCAAGGGCAGGGCGTTTACCTTCGTGACCGCTGCGGATGCAGAAGCAATCAGTAACGTTGAGAAGCTAACCGGCGGTAAGATTGACGAGTACAAACCAGGCTCGCCGGCTGGTTCAGTCGAAGGCAAGCCGGTCCCGAAGAAGGCTGCATCCAAGAGCGAAGATCTACAAATCGACGCTTCGAAACAGGATAGCGCCCCGAAAGAGCGTTCTGACAAGCCAAGAAGAGCGCCTCGCAAACCGCGTGCTTCAAAGGACGATGCGCCAGCAGCACAAGTGAGCGAAGCGCAACCTTCTGAACCCAAGCCGACGCGCCGAGCAGTTTCGGACAAGAAGCCCGAAAGGGCCAAGCGTCCTTACCGTGACCATGACACGACACCGATCGAGCCGGGCGAATGGAATGGCCCGCTTCCCGGCTTTCTTGACGTAAGCGCGCTATAAACTTCCAAGCATTTCATCGCCATTTCCGCGGCAGCGGGAATGGCGTGGATGTTGGATCTAGGGTTACACCTGTAACCTAACACACCTCCAATAAGGCATTGAACTGCATAGATTACCCTGTTGGAAAGCGGGTGACACATTTGCTCGCGTGTTGAAACCAGCGCGAGCCAAATGTGCGGCCTGCCCCGCGCAAACCGGCGTGGGGTTTTGAGACCGGATTCACATTTCCCAGATTCACATTTCAAAGAACAAACTACAGGCTAGCCACTGGCTGGCTTGTAGGAAAGCTTGCTGTGATCCTTTGTCTAGGCCAGCAATTCATGCTCGCCTGCTTCATAGGCCTCTTGCAGTTTGAACTTCTGAATCTTTCCTGAGCCGGTCAACGGCCATTCGGTGACATTGATCCAATATGCCGGGGTCTTTTGCGGAGATAAGCGTTCACGGATGAAGGCCTTCAATTCGGCGGCGCTTGGCGGTGTACTGGCGCCGCTTCGAATGAAGCACGCAACTTGCTCGCCCCATTTCTCATCGGGGATGCCGACTACAGCAACTTCCTCAATCGCCGCATGTTCGAGCATGGCATTTTCAATTTCTGCGGGAAACAGATTCTCTCCGCCGCGAATAATCATCTCTTTCACCCGGCCGGTAATCTTAACATAACCGCGCGCATCGATCCGGCCCAAATCACCGGTATGCAGCCAGCCGTCCTTGTCTATCGCGGCAGCAGTGCCTTCTGGATTGTCATTATATCCGATCATCACGCTGTAGGCTCGTGCGCAGATTTCGCCTTGTTCACCAATAGGCATTACGGCGTTGGTTTTGGGGTCTCGTATTGAAAGTTCTGTGTGGGCGGCGGGTTGACCAATCGTTTCGGTTAGATCTTCTAGAGTGTCTTCAAACCAGGTTTGCGTGATAACTGGCGATGTTTCGGTTTGGCCGTACACAATTTGAACGGGCGCACCGAACACATCGCGGGCATCCCGGCACAATTGCGGTGCGACCATCGCGCCGCCGGACATGATCCGTTCAATCGATGAGACGTCGCTGCCCGAACTGCGAACTTCATCGATCAGCGCCACCAGCATTGTCGGAACGCCGAGAATGAAGTCTGTTCTTTCCCGCTCGATAACCTTGACGACCATTGCCGGATCAAACATCGGTGCAAGCAACATAGTGGCGCCAGTACCAATGCCTCCAAGCGCGAGAACTGCGCAGCCCGTCGTATGGAACAATGGCATGTGGTGAATGAAGCTGCCGCCCTGTGTCACGCCGCCGCGGGTCATCGCATCAATTCCGTTTCGTACTAAACCCCGATGATGCAACAACGCTCCTTTCGGGAAGCCGGTGGTGCCGGAGGTGTATTGGATCTGAGCTGCATCGCCGGGTTCGGGGTCGCGCAATGCGCCCTTATTTTCGCCCGCGTAAAGCGCGCTATGATCGGTTAGGAGAATGCGGTGCTTTATTGCAGGAATTTCGTCGCAGACTGAATCGGCAATCGCCTGCATCGGATTCCCGCGAAAATCGGTGACGTAATAAATCGCTTCTGAGCGGGATTGCTCAAGAACGAACTTCAATTCCCGTTTTTGATAGGCTGGATTTACAGTTACCAGCGTAACACCGGCAAGCCCGCAGGCCAGTTCCAGCAGCACCCATTCAGGCAGATTGTTGGCATACACAGCAATGCGAGCGCCCTCGTCGTGACGGGTGGCAAGTGCACGAGCCAAACGTTCTACGTCCGCTTGCAAAGCTGCATAAGTCCAGCTGCGAGCAATATCGCCCGAATAGGTAAGTTCTTTGAGGGCGGGCTGTGATGGCGCGCGGCCCACAGCCTTGCGCAACATATCTCCGATCGTCATGGCAGCTGGCTCTGGCCCGCCTTGAGCTGGAAAATAGGACTCTGTCAGTTCCACTTTATACATCGGTCGCCTCCCAAACGAACTTCATGCTAAGTTTTTCAAGGGAGGATGTCTACGTCCTGCTGGATTGATATCGCTGCGTTCAACCTCAATCCGCCAGCGTTACAAAACTGTCGATCACGCGCTTTGTGCCGGCCTGTTCGAAGTTGATCTCCAGCTTGTTGCCTTCTTGCGCCATTACCGTTCCATAGCCGAATTTATCGTGGAACACGCGGCTGCCTAGCGCGATGTCACTGCGCGGCCTTGCAGCGAAGCTGGCGGCGCTTCGGCGCGGCTCCTTCACCACTGATTGCCTGGTGTCGTAGCCGGTCGATAGCGCTCGCTGCCAGCCAGGGCCGCGTGCGTCGCTGCGCGATTTGCTGACATGGGCGAAGGGGTCGGCTTCTTCTGACCAGTTTGCGCGCCACAATGACGCGCCGCCGGTCATAGTTGTTTCGCGGTCGACAAATTCATCGGGCAATTCTTCGACAAAGCGGCTCGGAATGCTGCTGTTCCATTGGCCGTAAATCCGGCGGTTAGCGGCGTGCAAAATTGTACAACGGCGTTTTGCGCGAGTGATTGCGACATAGGCGAGACGGCGTTCCTCCTCCAGACTGGCGAGGCCGCCCTCATCGAGCGATCGCTGCGATGGGAACACGCCTTCTTCCCACCCGGGCAGGAAAACGTTGTTAAACTCCAACCCCTTCGCGCCGTGCATCGTCATGATGGTAACTTTCTCGCCATCGCTGCGCGATTCATTGTCCATCACCAGACTGACATGTTCGAGGAAATCGCCGAGCGATTCATACTCCTCCATCGCGCGGGCAAGTTCGGACAGGTTTTCTACCCGACCAGCGGCTTCGGTAGAGCGTTCCGCCTCCAGCATCGCGCTGTATCCGCTTTCATCAAGGACCGTGCGGAGCAATTCAGACGGGGTTACTTGCGGTTCCATCTCCCGCCAGCGCAGGAAGTCGCGCATCAACGTGCCAATCGTGTTCGCGGCACGTTTGGGCAGTTCGTCGCTATCGGCCAATTGCAACGAAGCGGCAGCGAGGGGGAGGCCGCTCGCACGCGAATATTGGAACATCTTCTCAAGCGTCTTGGCGCCGAGCCCGCGCTTTGGCTGGTTATAAATCCGTTCGAATGCCAAATCGTCTTGTGGCTGCGCAATCACTCGCAAATAAGCCAGCGCATCGCGTATTTCGGCGCGTTCATAGAACCGGAAACCGCCGATGATTCGGTAATTGAGACCAATCTGGATAAACCGGTCCTCGAACTCGCGTGTCTGATATTGTGCGCGCACAAGAATGGCGATTTCGTCAAGTGGAGCGCCCTCGCGCTCCAGCCGTTCAATTTCTTCGCCAACGCGCCGAGCTTCTTCGGGTGCGTCCCACACGCCGATCACGCGGACTTTGTCGCCGTTTGGAATTTCGGTCCACAACGTTTTGCCCAGCCGCTCGCTATTGGCGTCAATCAGGCCCGATGCGGCGGCAAGGATTTGCGGAGTGGAACGGTAATTCTGCTCAAGTTTGACCACCTTCGCACCTGGGAAATCACGCTCAAACCGGAGGATGTTGGCAACTTCCGCGCCTCGCCATGAATAGATCGACTGGTCGTCATCGCCGACCACGCAGATGTTCTTGCGCTCCTGCGCCAGCAGCCGAAGCCACAGATATTGGACCGCATTAGTGTCCTGATATTCGTCGACCAGAATATATTTGAAGCGCTGACGGTATTGGTTGAGCACTTCTCGGTGGGTGCGAAAAATATTGAGAACATGGAGCAGCAAGTCACCGAAATCACACGCATTCAGTTCTTTCAGACGGTCTTGATAGAGCTGGTAGAATTTCTGCCCCAGGCCATTCGCATAGGCTTCGTTTTCCGCTGCATCGAGGTCGGCGGGGTTAAGGCCGCGGTTCTTCCACCGGTCCAGCAATCCGGCCAGCATCCGCGGCGGCCAGCGCTTTTCGTCCACTTCCTGATCGCGGATGAGTTGCTTTAGCAGGCGCAGCTGATCATCGGTGTCGATAATGGTGTAATTGCTTTTCAATCCGACCAATTCGGCATGGCGGCGCAGCATTTTGGCAGCGATTGAATGGAATGTGCCAAGCCAAGGCATACCCTCGACCGCATCGCCGATATGGCGGCCAACCCGCTCGCGCATCTCGCGCGCGGCCTTGTTGGTGAAGGTGACGCACAGGATTTCGCTCGGCCATGCTTTGCGCATCGCCACCAGATGCGCGAGACGCGCGGTCAGCGCGGCGGTTTTGCCCGTCCCGGCTCCTGCCAGCATCAGCACCGGACCTTCTGTGGTCAGCACAGCTTCCTTCTGCGGCGTGTTCAATTGCGCGGCATAGGCGGGAATCTGGCCGTGATCGGGCGTTGCAGAAGAGGGGCTTGCATCGGTCATAATGAAGGTGAACAGTTAGAGAACATTTGCCACAACCGCAAGCGCAGCTGCACCGAACGCAGAGCTATTCGGCGGTTTCTAATAAGCGGAGAAACGATAGCTTGGCTTTGCCGACTTTGCGGCTGGTTACGACATCAAGTCCCTTGACCGAAACATCTTCGGGATTGGAGGTTTCGAGCACCATCCATGTTGCGGGCCCGATCCAGCCAAGTCGGTTCAGCTTGTCGAGCGCAACCATGCCTGCGCCTGTTTCATAAGGCGGGTCGAGCAGAATCAGATCGAGCGGCTGGCGCGCAGGTCCGAGTGTCAGAACCGATCCCGCGCGGACATCGCTGCGGTCGCGTGCGCTCAATGTTGTGATATTGGCGCGGAGAGATTTCAACGCGTATTCTTCCTGTTCGACAAACAGGCAATGCGCCGCGCCGCGTGAAAGGGCCTCCAGCCCGAGAGTGCCCGAACCCGCGAACAAATCCGCGACACGAAGGCCCTCGAACGAGCCAAGGCGGCTGGTCAGCATGCTGAACAATGTCTCGCGTGTGCGGTCCGCTGTGGGGCGCGTTGTTTCCCCTTTGGGCGCGACAAGCTTGCGGCCGCGCCATTCGCCAGAAATAATCCTCATTTACGCGGCTCGCGGATCAGCTGTTTACGGTAGCGTTCAACTTCGATCTGGGTGACCTCGCTGACCATACCGCGTTTCAGATCGCCAAGCGTGAAGGGGCCGTAAGTCGTCCGCATCAGGCGCGAGACTTGAAGCCCAAGATGTTCGAGAACGTTGCGCACCTCGCGGTTTTTGCCCTCGGTCAAGGTCATCTCGATCCATTTGTTACGGCCCGAACTGCGTTCCATATTGGCGTTGATCTGCCCGTAACGTACGCCTTCGATGGTGATGCCATGCATCAGGTCGTCGAGCTGGCTTTGCGTGATGTCACCAAATGCGCGCGCACGGTATGTCCGCGGCACTTCTGAGCTGGGCAATTCCATAGCCCGTTTCAGCGCGCCGTCATTGGTCATCAACAGCAACCCCTCTGTGTTGAGATCGAGCCGCCCGACCGGCATGACGCGCGGGGCGTCTTTGGGCATGGCGTTGACCAGCGCATCATATATCGTCCGGCGGCCGCTGAAATCGCGCTCTGCGGTCAGCAATCCCGGTG is part of the Pontixanthobacter gangjinensis genome and encodes:
- a CDS encoding ATP-dependent helicase; the protein is MTDASPSSATPDHGQIPAYAAQLNTPQKEAVLTTEGPVLMLAGAGTGKTAALTARLAHLVAMRKAWPSEILCVTFTNKAAREMRERVGRHIGDAVEGMPWLGTFHSIAAKMLRRHAELVGLKSNYTIIDTDDQLRLLKQLIRDQEVDEKRWPPRMLAGLLDRWKNRGLNPADLDAAENEAYANGLGQKFYQLYQDRLKELNACDFGDLLLHVLNIFRTHREVLNQYRQRFKYILVDEYQDTNAVQYLWLRLLAQERKNICVVGDDDQSIYSWRGAEVANILRFERDFPGAKVVKLEQNYRSTPQILAAASGLIDANSERLGKTLWTEIPNGDKVRVIGVWDAPEEARRVGEEIERLEREGAPLDEIAILVRAQYQTREFEDRFIQIGLNYRIIGGFRFYERAEIRDALAYLRVIAQPQDDLAFERIYNQPKRGLGAKTLEKMFQYSRASGLPLAAASLQLADSDELPKRAANTIGTLMRDFLRWREMEPQVTPSELLRTVLDESGYSAMLEAERSTEAAGRVENLSELARAMEEYESLGDFLEHVSLVMDNESRSDGEKVTIMTMHGAKGLEFNNVFLPGWEEGVFPSQRSLDEGGLASLEEERRLAYVAITRAKRRCTILHAANRRIYGQWNSSIPSRFVEELPDEFVDRETTMTGGASLWRANWSEEADPFAHVSKSRSDARGPGWQRALSTGYDTRQSVVKEPRRSAASFAARPRSDIALGSRVFHDKFGYGTVMAQEGNKLEINFEQAGTKRVIDSFVTLAD
- a CDS encoding FAD-binding oxidoreductase, with amino-acid sequence MTDLQTTDEFIAQASQMLGQRGFTTDTDTMQPWLTDWRGRYSGSALALASPANTDQVSDLVKLCAKHNIAIVPQGGNSGMSGGATPDMTGTSIILSLRRMNAIRQFDADTRSITCDAGVILQHLHEAAEAERLRFPLTLGGKGSATIGGLISTNAGGTQVLRHGTMRAQVMGLEAVLPDGQIFNSLTPLKKDNRGFDLKQLLIGSEGTLGIVTGATLRLLPEIAGRCVLWAGLDSLIDARKLLLACEKMVGERLEGFEVMPAHSLAAVLDHLPAARSPLQSAHNWNALIELVGTEDTIASLPDLAENFLSIALEKGIISDATIAANEAQAEQFWLLRDSISPAERAIGPAMQHDISVPVERMAEFVTETVPEVESRFPGTTAIAFGHLGDGNVHYHVLAPAGAIRGMWEENEGKEISSFVHDLVTQWGGSISAEHGIGQMKVMELGRLGDPASLSILRSVKEALDPQGLFNPGKLVPGTA
- the rsmD gene encoding 16S rRNA (guanine(966)-N(2))-methyltransferase RsmD, with product MRIISGEWRGRKLVAPKGETTRPTADRTRETLFSMLTSRLGSFEGLRVADLFAGSGTLGLEALSRGAAHCLFVEQEEYALKSLRANITTLSARDRSDVRAGSVLTLGPARQPLDLILLDPPYETGAGMVALDKLNRLGWIGPATWMVLETSNPEDVSVKGLDVVTSRKVGKAKLSFLRLLETAE
- the cpdR gene encoding cell cycle two-component system response regulator CpdR; the protein is MTQANAPRILLAEDEDAMRSYLCRALEKAGYEVVAVDRGTEAVPLLEQQHFDLLLSDIVMPEMDGIELAQRCNEISPTTKVMFITGFAAVTLKASREQPSAKVLSKPFHLKDLVMEVERIFEDQAQASL
- a CDS encoding pseudouridine synthase, whose translation is MVKITPTPAAPKSDDTRPEGHRIAKLLARAGIASRREVERMIEDGRVAIEGKVLETAATIIPDLTGVTVDGKPVGKPAPARLFCFHKPPGLLTAERDFSGRRTIYDALVNAMPKDAPRVMPVGRLDLNTEGLLLMTNDGALKRAMELPSSEVPRTYRARAFGDITQSQLDDLMHGITIEGVRYGQINANMERSSGRNKWIEMTLTEGKNREVRNVLEHLGLQVSRLMRTTYGPFTLGDLKRGMVSEVTQIEVERYRKQLIREPRK
- a CDS encoding SapC family protein translates to MATAPQPQLPLFYNDLMPLNSRDHATWKSRSMDSAEWLKGQHAIPLTVDEFVQSQRDFPIVFSSGDNPLPLALMGLNEGVNTFVDDKGKINEPVYLPAYVRRYPFMLAKLTQDGEDLSLCFDPTSGSVGEFDEGNALFDGEGKASEATQNILQFCEHFESAGQRTKVFIDELKKHELLMDGEISISQQENPEKPFVYRGFQMINQEKLQDVRGDVLREWNKNGMIALIYAHIMSLDLMRTIFARQVSQGTAPTPSEPAA
- a CDS encoding DEAD/DEAH box helicase encodes the protein MSFADLGLSDELLKAVADAGYTEPTPIQAQAIPAVLMMKDLIGIAQTGTGKTASFVLPMIDVLASGRRRARMPRSLILEPTRELAAQVAENFEKYGANHDLKMALLIGGVQMGDQLKALDEGCDVLIATPGRLMDLFERGKIMLNGCELLVIDEADRMLDMGFIPDIEFICDKLPTTRQTMLFSATMPPVIKKLADKFLTNPKQIEVSRAASANENITAFKVMMTPRKKHEALKWFLHNDNVGTAIVFSNKKVTVRDLAKKLKRDGFKVGEIHGDMDQSSRIAELELFKSGAINILVASDVAARGLDIKGVSHVFNYDTPWHPDDYVHRVGRTGRAGAKGRAFTFVTAADAEAISNVEKLTGGKIDEYKPGSPAGSVEGKPVPKKAASKSEDLQIDASKQDSAPKERSDKPRRAPRKPRASKDDAPAAQVSEAQPSEPKPTRRAVSDKKPERAKRPYRDHDTTPIEPGEWNGPLPGFLDVSAL
- a CDS encoding class I adenylate-forming enzyme family protein, which encodes MYKVELTESYFPAQGGPEPAAMTIGDMLRKAVGRAPSQPALKELTYSGDIARSWTYAALQADVERLARALATRHDEGARIAVYANNLPEWVLLELACGLAGVTLVTVNPAYQKRELKFVLEQSRSEAIYYVTDFRGNPMQAIADSVCDEIPAIKHRILLTDHSALYAGENKGALRDPEPGDAAQIQYTSGTTGFPKGALLHHRGLVRNGIDAMTRGGVTQGGSFIHHMPLFHTTGCAVLALGGIGTGATMLLAPMFDPAMVVKVIERERTDFILGVPTMLVALIDEVRSSGSDVSSIERIMSGGAMVAPQLCRDARDVFGAPVQIVYGQTETSPVITQTWFEDTLEDLTETIGQPAAHTELSIRDPKTNAVMPIGEQGEICARAYSVMIGYNDNPEGTAAAIDKDGWLHTGDLGRIDARGYVKITGRVKEMIIRGGENLFPAEIENAMLEHAAIEEVAVVGIPDEKWGEQVACFIRSGASTPPSAAELKAFIRERLSPQKTPAYWINVTEWPLTGSGKIQKFKLQEAYEAGEHELLA
- a CDS encoding N-formylglutamate amidohydrolase; the encoded protein is MDSESLRQLGAEQGGLIPSTRRAAFSMRLPEDMPIPVLIAVPHAGRDYPASLVERMRKPAFSKIRLEDRYVDRMAAEVAHQTGAALLVSHAPRAMLDLNRDSNDVDWDMVADGSPEGARHSAANRRARSGLGLVPRRLPGLGEIWSSRLSNAELSTRIRQVHTPYHAALAAGLQRLRDHWGVALLVDLHSMPPLKKSNAGDVPAEFVIGDRFGASADDRLVASALRHFAEQGLTVAHNRPYAGGFILDRHSAPGQNIHAIQVEMCRSLYLDDEMMELSQNAGRLVSTVTRLVRRLGEVAARLDRPSFPLQAAE